One Oncorhynchus masou masou isolate Uvic2021 chromosome 18, UVic_Omas_1.1, whole genome shotgun sequence DNA window includes the following coding sequences:
- the prok1 gene encoding prokineticin-1, protein MGTRVLLLSILMISFNWSRGAVITGACDRDIQCGFGLCCAVSLWLRGLRMCIPRGEEGDECHPFSHKVPYPGKRQHHTCPCLPHLVCTSYTGSTYRCTKDFKNLDF, encoded by the exons ATGGGGACCAGGGTCCTGCTTCTCTCCATCTTAATGATTTCTTTCAACTGGTCCAGGGGGGCTGTCATCACTGGG GCGTGTGATAGAGATATTCAGTGTGGGTTTGGTCTATGCTGTGCTGTCAGCCTGTGGCTTAGGGGACTGCGGATGTGTATACCACGAGGGGAAGAGGGGGACGAGTGCCACCCCTTCAGTCACAAG GTGCCCTATCCAGGAAAAAGACAGCATCACACCTGTCCATGTCTTCCTCATTTGGTCTGTACCAGCTACACAGGTAGCACATACAGGTGTACCAAAGACTTCAAAAACCTAGACTTTTGA
- the LOC135503908 gene encoding pepsin A-like, with translation MMNWAVLLCALVALSECNVKISLIKGKTARETLIEKGIWEETRLKFPYNPMAKFYQNGDEAMTNDADLSYYGVISIGTPPQSFNVIFDTGSSNLWVPSVYCSSQACQNHAKFNPAQSSTFTWANKPVSIQYGTGSMTGRLAYDTVSVGGISVTQQIFGASQTEAPFMANMVADGILGLAFPNLAASGATPVFDNMMSQGLVSQNLFSVYLSGNSAQGSVVSFGDIESNYYTGQITWIPLSSETYWQINMDSVTINGNTVACNGGCQAIIDTGTSQIVGPTTDINNMNSWVGATTDQYGDATVNCNNIPNMPEVTFTLNGNAFTIPASAYTSQNSNGCMTGFGNGGTQQLWILGDVFIRQYYAIFDRQNNNVGLAQIA, from the exons ATGATGAACTGGGCTGTCCTCCTGTGTGCCTTAGTGGCCCTGTCCGAGTGTAATGTCAA GATCTCTCTGATCAAGGGGAAGACTGCCAGAGAGACCCTGATAGAGAaaggtatatgggaggagaccaGGCTGAAGTTCCCCTACAACCCTATGGCCAAGTTCTACCAGAACGGTGATGAGGCTATGACCAACGACGCTGAT TTGTCCTACTACGGCGTGATTTCTATTGGAACCCCTCCCCAGTCCTTCAACGTCATCTTTGACACGGGCTCCTCCAACCTGTGGGTTCCCTCGGTCTACTGCTCCAGCCAGGCCTGCC AGAATCATGCCAAATTCAACCCTGCACAGTCCAGCACCTTCACGTGGGCCAACAAGCCTGTTTCCATTCAGTACGGAACTGGCAGCATGACTGGGCGGCTGGCATACGACACTGTTTCG GTGGGCGGTatctctgtgactcagcagatcTTTGGTGccagtcagaccgaggctccctTCATGGCCAACATGGTTGCCGACGGTATCCTGGGCCTGGCTTTCCCCAACCTGGCGGCCTCTGGGGCCACACCAGTCTTTGACAACATGATGAGTCAGGGCCTCGTTTCCCAGAACCTCTTCTCCGTCTACCTGAGCGG AAACTCAGCACAGGGTAGTGTGGTGTCTTTCGGAGACATTGAGTCTAACTACTACACTGGACAGATCACTTGGATCCCCCTGTCCTCCGAGACCTACTGGCAGATCAACATGGACAG TGTTACCATCAACGGCAACACAGTGGCTTGCAATGGTGGGTGTCAGGCTATCATAGATACTGGCACCTCCCAGATCGTTGGGCCAACCACTGACATCAACAACATGAACAGCTGGGTCGGAGCCACTACTGACCAGTATGGAGAt GCCACCGTGAACTGCAACAACATCCCCAACATGCCTGAGGTGACCTTCACCCTCAATGGAAACGCCTTCACCATCCCTGCCTCCGCCTACACCTCCCAG aactCCAACGGCTGCATGACTGGTTTTGGTAACGGTGGAACTCAGCAGCTCTGGATCCTTGGAGATGTCTTCATCAGGCAGTACTATGCCATCTTTGACAGACAGAACAACAATGTCGGTCTGGCCCAGATCGCGTAA
- the LOC135503909 gene encoding uncharacterized protein LOC135503909 isoform X2 codes for MKILFLLILLLDDPEMEAQQRTVVNGQALLRFVFPPFYNGYEKFCCKLYPWGVSVIVNTRGYVNDLYEGRVSTTEYNGGMDVVIWNLKPVDTGDYRCAIVTIGWNHIYKDYNLQIDGGRRSGPVSPRPPVRSTISPFIFSSSSDTSGPVFTKDHSDSPSVLWSFGLPLAAGLCIATVIVISSVVLLVVHHKIITKKKCGATSSDSAAHILSEESSIVYTTVDFKPHENHTTELYANLQTLRSPRSTDSHREPAGTVVYSTLASNQR; via the exons ATGAAGATTCTCTTTCTCTTGATTCTTCTATTAG ATGACCCTGAGATGGAAGCACAACAGAGGACGGTGGTGAATGGACAAGCGTTGCTGAGATTTGTCTTTCCTCCTTTCTACAACGGTTATGAGAAGTTCTGTTGTAAACTATATCCTTGGGGAGTTTCTGTTATTGTGAATACCAGAGGATATGTCAACGACTTGTACGAGGGAAGAGTATCCACAACCGAATACAACGGTGGAATGGATGTTGTGATATGGAATTTAAAGCCAGTGGACACTGGCGACTACAGGTGTGCTATTGTCACCATTGGATGGAATCATATCTACAAAGACTATAACCTCCAGATTG ATGGTGGTCGACGTAGCGGTCCAGTATCCCCTCGACCTCCGGTCAGGTCAACCATCAGCCCCTTCATCTTCTCTTCCTCATCAGACACCTCTGGGCCTGTTTTCACCAAGGACCACAGTGACAGCCCCAG TGTTCTCTGGAGCTTTGGTTTACCACTAGCTGCAGGTCTTTGCATCGCTACGGTGATTGTGATCAGCTCAGTAGTCCTTCTTGTTGTTCATCACAAAATCATCACGAAAA AGAAATGTGGAGCAACTTCCAGTGACTCAGCTGCACACATCCTCTCA GAGGAGAGCAGTATTGTCTACACCACAGTGGACTTCAAGCCTCATGAGAACCATACCACTGAGCTGTATGCCAACCTACAGACACTCCGCAGCCCCAGAAGCACCGACTCACACAGAGAGCCTGCTGGGACAGTGGTGTACTCCACACTGGCTAGCAACCAACGCTGA
- the LOC135503909 gene encoding uncharacterized protein LOC135503909 isoform X1, translated as MKILFLLILLLDDPEMEAQQRTVVNGQALLRFVFPPFYNGYEKFCCKLYPWGVSVIVNTRGYVNDLYEGRVSTTEYNGGMDVVIWNLKPVDTGDYRCAIVTIGWNHIYKDYNLQIDGGRRSGPVSPRPPVRSTISPFIFSSSSDTSGPVFTKDHSDSPSVLWSFGLPLAAGLCIATVIVISSVVLLVVHHKIITKKKCGATSSDSAAHILSDVLQEESSIVYTTVDFKPHENHTTELYANLQTLRSPRSTDSHREPAGTVVYSTLASNQR; from the exons ATGAAGATTCTCTTTCTCTTGATTCTTCTATTAG ATGACCCTGAGATGGAAGCACAACAGAGGACGGTGGTGAATGGACAAGCGTTGCTGAGATTTGTCTTTCCTCCTTTCTACAACGGTTATGAGAAGTTCTGTTGTAAACTATATCCTTGGGGAGTTTCTGTTATTGTGAATACCAGAGGATATGTCAACGACTTGTACGAGGGAAGAGTATCCACAACCGAATACAACGGTGGAATGGATGTTGTGATATGGAATTTAAAGCCAGTGGACACTGGCGACTACAGGTGTGCTATTGTCACCATTGGATGGAATCATATCTACAAAGACTATAACCTCCAGATTG ATGGTGGTCGACGTAGCGGTCCAGTATCCCCTCGACCTCCGGTCAGGTCAACCATCAGCCCCTTCATCTTCTCTTCCTCATCAGACACCTCTGGGCCTGTTTTCACCAAGGACCACAGTGACAGCCCCAG TGTTCTCTGGAGCTTTGGTTTACCACTAGCTGCAGGTCTTTGCATCGCTACGGTGATTGTGATCAGCTCAGTAGTCCTTCTTGTTGTTCATCACAAAATCATCACGAAAA AGAAATGTGGAGCAACTTCCAGTGACTCAGCTGCACACATCCTCTCA GATGTCCTTCAGGAGGAGAGCAGTATTGTCTACACCACAGTGGACTTCAAGCCTCATGAGAACCATACCACTGAGCTGTATGCCAACCTACAGACACTCCGCAGCCCCAGAAGCACCGACTCACACAGAGAGCCTGCTGGGACAGTGGTGTACTCCACACTGGCTAGCAACCAACGCTGA